A stretch of Episyrphus balteatus chromosome 2, idEpiBalt1.1, whole genome shotgun sequence DNA encodes these proteins:
- the LOC129908859 gene encoding nocturnin isoform X4: MEFLLKSSRLIVSSRTFTRRVVIPIPRMGSFNSAPKINNIDSQDDSLEVPQGLNTSELLQHIKHLRGENQPQLLTRYFVKQSITPSLVSNDITDGLSFLKLNSISKVCSAPISAPNHIRLLQWNILSQTLGQNNDGFVRCPDEALTWDHRKYLIVQEILQNNPDVICLQEVDHFKFLENILGSQNYGGIFFPKPDSPCLYIEENNGPDGCAVFYKRDKFELKNFETHVLEVWRVQSNQVAIAVTLEVKATGKEICVCTTHLKARHGSLLSKLRNEQGKDLIRFVKNFAGNRPVLICGDFNAEPIEPVYSTILSSEGLNLSSGYADIKRELDNLESTEKSSENSENNENSENAVENYAEELANCEPPYTTWKIREEGEVCHTIDYVFYSKDQFKVKNCLEFPQGDEIGKNRTPSYQYPSDHFSLVCDFELLGNSNKK; encoded by the exons GATGGGATCATTTAATTCTGCGccaaaaatcaataatatcGATTCACAAGATGATAGTCTTGAAGTGCCACAAGGTTTGAATACCAGTGAATTATTGCAACATATAAAACATTTGCGTGGTGAGAATCAACCTCAATTATTGACAAGATATTTTGTGAAACAATCAATTACACCATCGTTGGTTTCAAATGATATTACCGATGGATTGAGCTTCCTTAAATTAAATTCCATTTCTAAag tctGTAGTGCTCCAATAAGTGCACCAAATCACATTCGATTGCTACAATGGAATATTTTATCACAGA CTTTGGGACAAAACAATGATGGATTTGTCCGGTGTCCAGATGAGGCTTTGACGTGGGATCACAGAAAATACCTAATAGTACAAGAAATTTTGCAGAATAATCCGGATGTCATTTGTTTGCag gaAGTTGATCATTTTAAATTCCTGGAAAACATTCTCGGTTCACAAAACTATGGCGGTATATTCTTCCCAAAACCCGACTCACCTTGTCTGTATATCGAAGAGAACAATGGTCCCGATGGATGTGCTGTATTCTACAAACGTGACAAATTCGAGTTGAAAAACTTTGAAACTCATGTTCTCGAAGTGTGGCGGGTTCAGAGCAATCAAGTTGCTATTGCAGTAACTCTCGAAGTCAAAGCAACTGGCAAGGAGATTTGTGTCTGCACAACTCATCTCAAAGCTCGCCATGGTTCATTGTTATCCAAATTACGTAATGAACAAGGAAAAGATCTCATACGTTTTGTTAAGAATTTCGCTGGAAATCGTCCCGTTTTGATATGTGGCGATTTTAATGCTGAACCAATTGAACCAGTTTATTCAACAATTTTAAGTAGTGAAGGCTTAAATCTATCCAGTGGTTATGCGGACATTAAAAGAGAACTTGACAATCTAGAATCGACTGAAAAGAGCTCGGAAAACAGTGAAAACAATGAAAATAGTGAAAATGCAGTCGAAAACTATGCCGAAGAATTAGCCAACTGTGAACCTCCTTACACAACATGGAAGATTCGGGAAGAAGGAGAAGTTTGTCACACTATTGATTATGTATTTTATTCAAAGGATCAATTTAAG gTGAAAAACTGCTTAGAATTCCCACAAGGTGATGAAATTGGTAAAAATCGTACACCAAGCTATCAATATCCTTCCGATCATTTTTCATTAGTTTGTGACTTTGAATTACTGGgcaattccaacaaaaaataa
- the LOC129908859 gene encoding nocturnin isoform X6, producing the protein MGSFNSAPKINNIDSQDDSLEVPQGLNTSELLQHIKHLRGENQPQLLTRYFVKQSITPSLVSNDITDGLSFLKLNSISKVCSAPISAPNHIRLLQWNILSQTLGQNNDGFVRCPDEALTWDHRKYLIVQEILQNNPDVICLQEVDHFKFLENILGSQNYGGIFFPKPDSPCLYIEENNGPDGCAVFYKRDKFELKNFETHVLEVWRVQSNQVAIAVTLEVKATGKEICVCTTHLKARHGSLLSKLRNEQGKDLIRFVKNFAGNRPVLICGDFNAEPIEPVYSTILSSEGLNLSSGYADIKRELDNLESTEKSSENSENNENSENAVENYAEELANCEPPYTTWKIREEGEVCHTIDYVFYSKDQFKVKNCLEFPQGDEIGKNRTPSYQYPSDHFSLVCDFELLGNSNKK; encoded by the exons ATGGGATCATTTAATTCTGCGccaaaaatcaataatatcGATTCACAAGATGATAGTCTTGAAGTGCCACAAGGTTTGAATACCAGTGAATTATTGCAACATATAAAACATTTGCGTGGTGAGAATCAACCTCAATTATTGACAAGATATTTTGTGAAACAATCAATTACACCATCGTTGGTTTCAAATGATATTACCGATGGATTGAGCTTCCTTAAATTAAATTCCATTTCTAAag tctGTAGTGCTCCAATAAGTGCACCAAATCACATTCGATTGCTACAATGGAATATTTTATCACAGA CTTTGGGACAAAACAATGATGGATTTGTCCGGTGTCCAGATGAGGCTTTGACGTGGGATCACAGAAAATACCTAATAGTACAAGAAATTTTGCAGAATAATCCGGATGTCATTTGTTTGCag gaAGTTGATCATTTTAAATTCCTGGAAAACATTCTCGGTTCACAAAACTATGGCGGTATATTCTTCCCAAAACCCGACTCACCTTGTCTGTATATCGAAGAGAACAATGGTCCCGATGGATGTGCTGTATTCTACAAACGTGACAAATTCGAGTTGAAAAACTTTGAAACTCATGTTCTCGAAGTGTGGCGGGTTCAGAGCAATCAAGTTGCTATTGCAGTAACTCTCGAAGTCAAAGCAACTGGCAAGGAGATTTGTGTCTGCACAACTCATCTCAAAGCTCGCCATGGTTCATTGTTATCCAAATTACGTAATGAACAAGGAAAAGATCTCATACGTTTTGTTAAGAATTTCGCTGGAAATCGTCCCGTTTTGATATGTGGCGATTTTAATGCTGAACCAATTGAACCAGTTTATTCAACAATTTTAAGTAGTGAAGGCTTAAATCTATCCAGTGGTTATGCGGACATTAAAAGAGAACTTGACAATCTAGAATCGACTGAAAAGAGCTCGGAAAACAGTGAAAACAATGAAAATAGTGAAAATGCAGTCGAAAACTATGCCGAAGAATTAGCCAACTGTGAACCTCCTTACACAACATGGAAGATTCGGGAAGAAGGAGAAGTTTGTCACACTATTGATTATGTATTTTATTCAAAGGATCAATTTAAG gTGAAAAACTGCTTAGAATTCCCACAAGGTGATGAAATTGGTAAAAATCGTACACCAAGCTATCAATATCCTTCCGATCATTTTTCATTAGTTTGTGACTTTGAATTACTGGgcaattccaacaaaaaataa
- the LOC129910031 gene encoding ninjurin-A: MTDQHTVVQMDNLTETQRDRSNSRERSGTRSPQPRRRVTRAVSEAEDDGNNDGPDVLDPSPGVDDGLLDADGRTIRNGPTIPNGDVQPNDIGHRRPSFRPPFPFPVPENNGRRTVMVDGVEMPVPDVNAYQHKKTFAQGMMDLALLTANANQLRYVLESYRRHPYFYPSVICISMSIIVQVAVGVGLILNSQYNINDESERCKANRISNLTIIGIFIVTVVNVFISAFGVADAPDGV; encoded by the exons ATGACTGATCAACACACTGTGGTACAGATGGATAATTTAACCGAAACACAAAGAGATCGG tcaaATTCTCGAGAAAGATCAGGCACAAGATCTCCTCAACCTCGAAGAAGGGTAACCAGAGCAG tATCTGAAGCGGAAGACGATGGTAATAATGATGGACCTGATGTATTGGACCCATCACCAGGTGTAGATGACGGTTTATTAGATGCCGATGGCAGAACCATTAGAAACGGTCCAACAATACCAAATGGTGACGTACAACCCAATGATATAGGCCATAGAAGGCCAAGTTTCCGACCACCTTTTCCCTTTCCCGTTCCCGAAAATAATGGACGAAGAACTGTTATGGTCGATGGTGTCGAAATGCCAGTTCCAGATGTAAATGCATATCagcacaaaaaaacttttgcccAGGGCATGATGGATTTAGCTCTGCTTACAGCCAATGCCAATCAATTGAGATACGTATTGGAATCATACAGAAGACATCCATATTTTTATCCAAGTGTGATTTGCATCAGTATGAGTATCATTGTTCaa gttGCAGTTGGTGTTGGTTTGATTCTAAATAGTCAATACAACATCAATGACGAAAGTGAAAGATGCAAAGCAAATCGAATAAGTAATTTAACAATCATTGGAATATTCATTGTCACAGTTGTAAATGTGTTTATATCAGCGTTTGGTGTTGCTGATGCTCCTGATGGCGTataa
- the LOC129908859 gene encoding nocturnin isoform X3: MERNLKMKQNQKMPCKNDRKNYLQKVMLTRMGSFNSAPKINNIDSQDDSLEVPQGLNTSELLQHIKHLRGENQPQLLTRYFVKQSITPSLVSNDITDGLSFLKLNSISKVCSAPISAPNHIRLLQWNILSQTLGQNNDGFVRCPDEALTWDHRKYLIVQEILQNNPDVICLQEVDHFKFLENILGSQNYGGIFFPKPDSPCLYIEENNGPDGCAVFYKRDKFELKNFETHVLEVWRVQSNQVAIAVTLEVKATGKEICVCTTHLKARHGSLLSKLRNEQGKDLIRFVKNFAGNRPVLICGDFNAEPIEPVYSTILSSEGLNLSSGYADIKRELDNLESTEKSSENSENNENSENAVENYAEELANCEPPYTTWKIREEGEVCHTIDYVFYSKDQFKVKNCLEFPQGDEIGKNRTPSYQYPSDHFSLVCDFELLGNSNKK; the protein is encoded by the exons GATGGGATCATTTAATTCTGCGccaaaaatcaataatatcGATTCACAAGATGATAGTCTTGAAGTGCCACAAGGTTTGAATACCAGTGAATTATTGCAACATATAAAACATTTGCGTGGTGAGAATCAACCTCAATTATTGACAAGATATTTTGTGAAACAATCAATTACACCATCGTTGGTTTCAAATGATATTACCGATGGATTGAGCTTCCTTAAATTAAATTCCATTTCTAAag tctGTAGTGCTCCAATAAGTGCACCAAATCACATTCGATTGCTACAATGGAATATTTTATCACAGA CTTTGGGACAAAACAATGATGGATTTGTCCGGTGTCCAGATGAGGCTTTGACGTGGGATCACAGAAAATACCTAATAGTACAAGAAATTTTGCAGAATAATCCGGATGTCATTTGTTTGCag gaAGTTGATCATTTTAAATTCCTGGAAAACATTCTCGGTTCACAAAACTATGGCGGTATATTCTTCCCAAAACCCGACTCACCTTGTCTGTATATCGAAGAGAACAATGGTCCCGATGGATGTGCTGTATTCTACAAACGTGACAAATTCGAGTTGAAAAACTTTGAAACTCATGTTCTCGAAGTGTGGCGGGTTCAGAGCAATCAAGTTGCTATTGCAGTAACTCTCGAAGTCAAAGCAACTGGCAAGGAGATTTGTGTCTGCACAACTCATCTCAAAGCTCGCCATGGTTCATTGTTATCCAAATTACGTAATGAACAAGGAAAAGATCTCATACGTTTTGTTAAGAATTTCGCTGGAAATCGTCCCGTTTTGATATGTGGCGATTTTAATGCTGAACCAATTGAACCAGTTTATTCAACAATTTTAAGTAGTGAAGGCTTAAATCTATCCAGTGGTTATGCGGACATTAAAAGAGAACTTGACAATCTAGAATCGACTGAAAAGAGCTCGGAAAACAGTGAAAACAATGAAAATAGTGAAAATGCAGTCGAAAACTATGCCGAAGAATTAGCCAACTGTGAACCTCCTTACACAACATGGAAGATTCGGGAAGAAGGAGAAGTTTGTCACACTATTGATTATGTATTTTATTCAAAGGATCAATTTAAG gTGAAAAACTGCTTAGAATTCCCACAAGGTGATGAAATTGGTAAAAATCGTACACCAAGCTATCAATATCCTTCCGATCATTTTTCATTAGTTTGTGACTTTGAATTACTGGgcaattccaacaaaaaataa
- the LOC129908859 gene encoding nocturnin isoform X5, protein MFQYIFFTYMILMKFFWQLMGSFNSAPKINNIDSQDDSLEVPQGLNTSELLQHIKHLRGENQPQLLTRYFVKQSITPSLVSNDITDGLSFLKLNSISKVCSAPISAPNHIRLLQWNILSQTLGQNNDGFVRCPDEALTWDHRKYLIVQEILQNNPDVICLQEVDHFKFLENILGSQNYGGIFFPKPDSPCLYIEENNGPDGCAVFYKRDKFELKNFETHVLEVWRVQSNQVAIAVTLEVKATGKEICVCTTHLKARHGSLLSKLRNEQGKDLIRFVKNFAGNRPVLICGDFNAEPIEPVYSTILSSEGLNLSSGYADIKRELDNLESTEKSSENSENNENSENAVENYAEELANCEPPYTTWKIREEGEVCHTIDYVFYSKDQFKVKNCLEFPQGDEIGKNRTPSYQYPSDHFSLVCDFELLGNSNKK, encoded by the exons GATGGGATCATTTAATTCTGCGccaaaaatcaataatatcGATTCACAAGATGATAGTCTTGAAGTGCCACAAGGTTTGAATACCAGTGAATTATTGCAACATATAAAACATTTGCGTGGTGAGAATCAACCTCAATTATTGACAAGATATTTTGTGAAACAATCAATTACACCATCGTTGGTTTCAAATGATATTACCGATGGATTGAGCTTCCTTAAATTAAATTCCATTTCTAAag tctGTAGTGCTCCAATAAGTGCACCAAATCACATTCGATTGCTACAATGGAATATTTTATCACAGA CTTTGGGACAAAACAATGATGGATTTGTCCGGTGTCCAGATGAGGCTTTGACGTGGGATCACAGAAAATACCTAATAGTACAAGAAATTTTGCAGAATAATCCGGATGTCATTTGTTTGCag gaAGTTGATCATTTTAAATTCCTGGAAAACATTCTCGGTTCACAAAACTATGGCGGTATATTCTTCCCAAAACCCGACTCACCTTGTCTGTATATCGAAGAGAACAATGGTCCCGATGGATGTGCTGTATTCTACAAACGTGACAAATTCGAGTTGAAAAACTTTGAAACTCATGTTCTCGAAGTGTGGCGGGTTCAGAGCAATCAAGTTGCTATTGCAGTAACTCTCGAAGTCAAAGCAACTGGCAAGGAGATTTGTGTCTGCACAACTCATCTCAAAGCTCGCCATGGTTCATTGTTATCCAAATTACGTAATGAACAAGGAAAAGATCTCATACGTTTTGTTAAGAATTTCGCTGGAAATCGTCCCGTTTTGATATGTGGCGATTTTAATGCTGAACCAATTGAACCAGTTTATTCAACAATTTTAAGTAGTGAAGGCTTAAATCTATCCAGTGGTTATGCGGACATTAAAAGAGAACTTGACAATCTAGAATCGACTGAAAAGAGCTCGGAAAACAGTGAAAACAATGAAAATAGTGAAAATGCAGTCGAAAACTATGCCGAAGAATTAGCCAACTGTGAACCTCCTTACACAACATGGAAGATTCGGGAAGAAGGAGAAGTTTGTCACACTATTGATTATGTATTTTATTCAAAGGATCAATTTAAG gTGAAAAACTGCTTAGAATTCCCACAAGGTGATGAAATTGGTAAAAATCGTACACCAAGCTATCAATATCCTTCCGATCATTTTTCATTAGTTTGTGACTTTGAATTACTGGgcaattccaacaaaaaataa
- the LOC129908859 gene encoding nocturnin isoform X2, whose protein sequence is MAKVNSSVFLASDFIKYLLLRNIVWKLPALMGSFNSAPKINNIDSQDDSLEVPQGLNTSELLQHIKHLRGENQPQLLTRYFVKQSITPSLVSNDITDGLSFLKLNSISKVCSAPISAPNHIRLLQWNILSQTLGQNNDGFVRCPDEALTWDHRKYLIVQEILQNNPDVICLQEVDHFKFLENILGSQNYGGIFFPKPDSPCLYIEENNGPDGCAVFYKRDKFELKNFETHVLEVWRVQSNQVAIAVTLEVKATGKEICVCTTHLKARHGSLLSKLRNEQGKDLIRFVKNFAGNRPVLICGDFNAEPIEPVYSTILSSEGLNLSSGYADIKRELDNLESTEKSSENSENNENSENAVENYAEELANCEPPYTTWKIREEGEVCHTIDYVFYSKDQFKVKNCLEFPQGDEIGKNRTPSYQYPSDHFSLVCDFELLGNSNKK, encoded by the exons ATGGCAAAAGTCAATTCATCAGTCTTTCTTGCTTCCGATTTCATAAAGTATTTACTTTTGCGGAATATTGTTTGGAAATTACCGGCTTT GATGGGATCATTTAATTCTGCGccaaaaatcaataatatcGATTCACAAGATGATAGTCTTGAAGTGCCACAAGGTTTGAATACCAGTGAATTATTGCAACATATAAAACATTTGCGTGGTGAGAATCAACCTCAATTATTGACAAGATATTTTGTGAAACAATCAATTACACCATCGTTGGTTTCAAATGATATTACCGATGGATTGAGCTTCCTTAAATTAAATTCCATTTCTAAag tctGTAGTGCTCCAATAAGTGCACCAAATCACATTCGATTGCTACAATGGAATATTTTATCACAGA CTTTGGGACAAAACAATGATGGATTTGTCCGGTGTCCAGATGAGGCTTTGACGTGGGATCACAGAAAATACCTAATAGTACAAGAAATTTTGCAGAATAATCCGGATGTCATTTGTTTGCag gaAGTTGATCATTTTAAATTCCTGGAAAACATTCTCGGTTCACAAAACTATGGCGGTATATTCTTCCCAAAACCCGACTCACCTTGTCTGTATATCGAAGAGAACAATGGTCCCGATGGATGTGCTGTATTCTACAAACGTGACAAATTCGAGTTGAAAAACTTTGAAACTCATGTTCTCGAAGTGTGGCGGGTTCAGAGCAATCAAGTTGCTATTGCAGTAACTCTCGAAGTCAAAGCAACTGGCAAGGAGATTTGTGTCTGCACAACTCATCTCAAAGCTCGCCATGGTTCATTGTTATCCAAATTACGTAATGAACAAGGAAAAGATCTCATACGTTTTGTTAAGAATTTCGCTGGAAATCGTCCCGTTTTGATATGTGGCGATTTTAATGCTGAACCAATTGAACCAGTTTATTCAACAATTTTAAGTAGTGAAGGCTTAAATCTATCCAGTGGTTATGCGGACATTAAAAGAGAACTTGACAATCTAGAATCGACTGAAAAGAGCTCGGAAAACAGTGAAAACAATGAAAATAGTGAAAATGCAGTCGAAAACTATGCCGAAGAATTAGCCAACTGTGAACCTCCTTACACAACATGGAAGATTCGGGAAGAAGGAGAAGTTTGTCACACTATTGATTATGTATTTTATTCAAAGGATCAATTTAAG gTGAAAAACTGCTTAGAATTCCCACAAGGTGATGAAATTGGTAAAAATCGTACACCAAGCTATCAATATCCTTCCGATCATTTTTCATTAGTTTGTGACTTTGAATTACTGGgcaattccaacaaaaaataa